The genomic region AAGCCGAGATCGGAGTTCTCGTCGGCCAAGAGAGGCGCCGCAGTAAAAAGGAGCGCCATAAACAGAAAAATCGCTCTACCCATCATTCGATTTTCAGATGCGGCAAGAACTCTCGTTGGAACCAGGCCTCCGGTATTTCCTGGTAACGATAGTCTGAAAAATTCATGGTGGTAACCTGTCTCGTATTTACGGCGTCGATGATGATCACCTCTCCTGGCCTTTTTGTATCAAGCTGTTCTTTGTACCTATGATAATAGGCTATTTTTAGGAGCCTTCCGCTATCGGCGTAAAACTTTCCTTTGACGGGATAAAAAGTCCCTTGTTCCACCCAATATTCGACGCGGCTGTAAATCGTGTCGTCCCTGGCCGGCGCCAGGTCGAGATGCCAACAGATTTTCGGCTTCCGATCGGCATCGTCAAGCGTTTCAGTTCCGAGAAGTTCAGCCTTGTAGTCTGTCGCCAGATTAACCGTGACGACATCACCTTCGGAGGCTTGCCCGATCAAGCGCTGTTGGGGGGAGATCCGAACGCTCGCCTTTGAAGAGGGGTCAAAGAACCACATCTGGGAACCATTCATCAGAACCAGCTTTCCGAAATCACGAAGAGGCTCGATGTATCGAACAAGCGTTTTGTATTGGCCCAACTCCTTATCTTCCTTGGAAAAAATGATCAATGTTAATTCATTGCGGGCCACTCCTCCGTCATATTCGATGAGCTGACTCATCATCCGGAAGGGCTTAGCAGGATTTCGAACTTGATCCGATCGTGTAATAATCTCTTGAGCTGAGACCTTTTCCGGATCCGGTGACGCGGCAATCGAAAGATTAGAGTTGAAACCCAAAAGGAAAACCAAAAAAAAGACGACCATCAGGCACTCCTTCATTTTCATACATGTCCCAATGCATCAACAACTTTCATCCTGGCCGCACGATTTGCGGGAATGAACGAGGCAAGGGCCGCCATCAGACAAAGACCCAGCCAGATACCAAACATAAGCCCGCCTGATCTGTTGGTGAGGACATTCAATGGAACGGGAGCGGCTTGTCCGGGCGGAAGCCATGTCAGACCCGCATGATTGATAATCTCTGCGGCCGCAGATCCCAACAAGATTCCGGCTGTGGCTCCGAGCACTCCAATGATCAACCCCTCAATCAAAAACTGAAGGCGAATCCCTTTGCGTTTTACGCCAAGGGCGCGAAGCGTTCCGATTTCCTGGGTTCTCTCCATAACGCTCATACTCATCGTATTGATGACCATAAACAGGACAATCACTCCCATGATCGCCGCGATAAATGAAAA from Nitrospirota bacterium harbors:
- a CDS encoding outer membrane lipoprotein-sorting protein, with amino-acid sequence MKMKECLMVVFFLVFLLGFNSNLSIAASPDPEKVSAQEIITRSDQVRNPAKPFRMMSQLIEYDGGVARNELTLIIFSKEDKELGQYKTLVRYIEPLRDFGKLVLMNGSQMWFFDPSSKASVRISPQQRLIGQASEGDVVTVNLATDYKAELLGTETLDDADRKPKICWHLDLAPARDDTIYSRVEYWVEQGTFYPVKGKFYADSGRLLKIAYYHRYKEQLDTKRPGEVIIIDAVNTRQVTTMNFSDYRYQEIPEAWFQREFLPHLKIE